The DNA sequence ACCAGCTTGCGCAGGTACCAGATGTGGATCGACGAGGCGATGAGGTTGACCGCCGCGATCGGGTAGGCGCCGATGATGAGCGAGTAGCCGAGGAACACGAGTCCGCCGGCGAGGCCGAGCAGCCGGAGGCGCAAGATCGACTTCTGGGTGATCGACAAGACGATGAGCGCGGAGCCCGTGTATCCGATCGCCTCGACCCACAGGTTGTTGTCCATGGAGGTGACCGTAGGCACCCGTCCCCCTAGTGTCCTCTCGAATCGTCGGAAAGGTCGTGCCCATGCCGATTCGTTCGTCCCTGATCATCGTGTTGGCCGCGGCGGCGCTCCTCGCCACGAGCTGCAGCGACGACACCGGCGCCGACATCGACGGTGAGTCGGCGCCCACGACCGTGACCCCGGCAACGACCTCGTCGGTGCCGGCGGTCGTCGCCGCGGTGACCGGACCGATCGTGACCGGCGACGGACCGATCCTGCCGCAGCCGGCCACGCCGCTGCCCGAGGGCTATGTGGAGGAGGAGTACTTCATCGGCGGGACCGCCACCAGCTATGAGACCGTCGGCGAGTGGGGTCTCGACGGGCAGTGGGAGGCCTCGCCGGGCGAGACGGCCGACTACGAGACCCGCGTGATCGTCCGCCGACCCCCGGCCGAACGGTTCAGCGGCACCGTGGTGGTCGAGTGGCTCAATGTCACCGCAGTCGAGGCCTCGCCCGACTGGGGCTACCTGGTGGAGGAGATCGGGATCTCGGGCCACACCTATGTCGCGGTGAGTGCGCAGGCACTCGGCGTGATCGGTGGCGAGAGCCTGATCCCGGTGGAGGTCGACGCCGAGGCCGCCGCCACGACGGGGGAGGACGTCCCGGTCCCGGCCGCCGGCGGGCTCGTGGGGGCCGACCCGGCTCGCTACGGCACGCTGGCCCACCCCGGCGACGCCTACGCCTTCGACATCTACACCCAGGTCGGGGCGGCCGTCGCCGCCGGCGAAGGCGGCCTGCTCGGCGGGGAGAGCCCCTCGCAGGTGCTCGCGATCGGCGAATCGCAGTCCGCCGGCTTCCTCACGACCTATGTGAACGCCATCCACCCGCGGACACCGGTCTACGACGGCTTCTTCGTGCACAGTCGCGGCGCAGGCGGCGCGCCGCTCGGCGGCCGTTTCGGCGACGACACGTCGTTCGTCGACGAGGGCGCCCGCATCCGCACCGATCTCGATGTGCCGGTGTTCATGCTCGAAGCCGAAACCGACCTGACGTTGCTGGGTTACACGCTCGCTCGCCAGGACGACACCGACCTGATCCGCACCTGGGAAGCCGCCGGTACCGCGCATGCCGACGCCCACGTGATCCGCAGCATCCTCGGCGGTCCGCGCGATGCGAGCAGCGGGTCGTTCCTCGGGTGCGCCAACCCGATCAACACCGGACCGCATCACGAGATCGCGCAGGCGGCGTTTCGTCACTTCGTGGGCTGGGCCGCCGGCGGTGCAGCGCCCCCGGCCGGTGCCCGCATCGAGACCACCGACACCGAACCGGTGGCCATCGTCCGCGACGAGCTCGGTCGGGCGCTGGGAGGCGTGCGCAATCCGCTGGTCGACGTGCCCGTCGTGATCACCACCGGCGAACCCTGGGCGGCGACCGATCTCGGTGGTGAGAGCGGCATCGACGTCTGCGCGCTGTTCGGGCAGACGATCGCCATCGAGCGAGCGGGATTGCTGGACCTCCACGGTTCGGCGGAGGGCTATCTCGCCGCATTCGACGAATCGGCTGCCGCCGCGGTGGCCGCCGGCTTCCTGCTCGACCACGATGCCGACCAGCTCCGTGAGGAAGCCCGGGCCAACACCGGTCTCTTCGAGTGACGGGAACCGGCCTGGTCGGTTCGCAAGTTACCCGTCGGTCAACTTACGCTGCGCACATGTCGCCTCTGCCCGATCACGCCACTCGCCGCTCTCCTCGACTGCGCCTCATCGTCGCCATCGCCGCGTTGGCGGTTCTGTCGCTGGTGGCGGCCGCCTGTGGCGACGACGGCGATGCCGCGCCCGTCGCCGACGACGCCGCGCCGACCGATGCCGACGAAACACCCGACGAGGCCGACGGCGCCGAAACCGGGACCGACGACACCGAGGTCGCCGAGATCGCAACGGTGGCCGCCGACTTCGCGACGAGCGCGAACTTCGGTCAGGTGACCGTCACCGAGGCCGAGCCCGGTACCGAGCTGACCCTGCGCGGCGCGGGCACCGAGCAGACCGGCACCGTCGACGAGCTCGGCAACCTGCTGTTCCGCAATGTCGAACCCGGCGACGGCTGGCAGGTGCTGGACCTGAGCGCCGATCCGGCGCCGGCGAGCGACGAGCTGCGGGTGCCCACGTTCGACGAGCACCCGGACGCGTCGTTCTACGAAGCCCAGGAGATCGGCGACGGGTTCGGCTACATCGAGACCCGCGACGGCACGCTGCTCAGCGCCACGGTCCGTCTGCCCGGGCCGGTCGAGGACGGGCCCTACCCGACGGTGATCGAGTACTCGGGCTACGACCCGTCGAGCCCCTACGAGGTCGAGCCCGCGATCAACATCTACGGCCTGCTCGGGTGGGCCACCGTCGGCGTGAACATGCGGGGCTCGGGTTGTTCGGGTGGCGCCTACGACTACTTCGAGCCGGTGCAGTCGCTCGACGGCTACGACGTCATCGAGGCCATCGCGGCCCAGGACTGGGTGTACGAGAACCATGTCGGCATGGTCGGCATCAGCTACTCGGGCATCAGCCAGCTGTTCGTGGCGCAGACCCAGCCGCCGAGCCTCGCCGCGATCACCCCCATCTCGGTGATCGAGGACTCGTATCGCTCGGTCGTTCGACCCGGCGGCATCTACAACAACGGTTTCGCCAAGAGCTGGGGGGAATCGCGACAAGGCGCCAACGACGCCTACGGCCAGGAATGGGTCACCCAGCGCATCGAGGAGGACGGCGACGAGGTCTGTGACGCGAATCAACTCCTCCGCAGCCAGAACCGCGACCTGTCCGAGGCCGCCGCGGCGACCGAATTCTGGACCGACGAAGAGGGCGCCCTGCTTTCCCCGCGCACCTTCGTCGACCGGATCAACGTGCCCACCTTCCTCGCGGGCGCATGGCAGGACGAACAGACCGGCGGTCGTTTCCCCACGATGCTCGACGACTTCGCGAGCGCGCCGGTGTTCAGGGCCCATCTCTACAACGGCGCCCACGCGGACTCGCTCGGCCCGGAGAGCCTGTTCGCGGCCGTCGAGCTGCTCGACGTCTACGTGGCCGAACGCACGCCGGCGCTCAGCCCACTGGTGCGTCTCGGCGCGCCCGCGCTCTACGAAGAGGTGTTCGGGGTGCCGGGAATCCAGGTGCCGGCCGACCGGTTCACGTCGCTCGACCAGGCGCGGGCCGCGCTCGAGAGCGAGCCGCCGATCACCGTGTTCTTCGAGAACGGATCCAACCCCGCCGCCTTGGGGGCCCCGGTCCCGCGCGGATCGATGCAGTTCTCCTCGTGGCCGCCGCCCGAGGCGGAGACCCGCACATGGCAGCTGGCGGACCTCGACGGTGGTGTCGCCGCCGCCGAGTTCACGGTCGACGTCGAACGCTCCCAGGAGCTCACCAAGGCGGCCGATGACGACGGCGACGAGTTCGAGAACCTCGCATGGGCGCCGCTCGATCCCGGCGATGCGTTGGTGTACGAGACCGAAGCGTTCAGCGACGATGCGCTGCTGCTCGGTACGGGCCGGATCTCGTTGTCGATCCAGGCCGACGAGCCCGACGCCGATCTCCAGGTGACGGTGACCGAGGTGCGTCCCGACGGGCAGGAGATGTACGTGCAGTCCGGCTGGTTGCGCGCCTCGCATCGGGCGATCGACGAGGCCGAGTCGAGTGACACCCTGCCGTGGCACCTCTACACGGCGGAGGCGCAGGCCGACCTTCCGGCCGGCGAATTCACCCAGGTCGATGTCGAGCTCTTCCCCGTCGGCCACATCTTCCGAGCCGGCTCACGCCTGCGGCTGATCGTCGACAGCCCGGGCGGCAACCGCAACCTGTGGGCCTTCGACGTGTTGCCGTTCGACGGATCGTCGATCACCGTCGACTCGACGGCGTCGTCGTTCACCCTGCCGTTCGTTGCCGACGTCGAGGTCCCCGAGGGTCTTCCCGACTGCGAGAACACGCGCAGTCAGCCGTGCCGGACCTGGGTCGCCTACGAGAACACCCCGGCGAGCTGAGAGGAGCGATGATGCGGACCAGGATGACGGCCGTCTTCGTCGCCCTCGCCCTGCTCGCGGCGGCGTGCAGTGACGGGGACGGCGACGCCGACGCCGACCCGGGCTCGTCGACCACCATCGCCGAGACGCCCACCACAACAGCGTCGACGACGACAACGACGCCACCATCGACCGCGGTCGACGTGGCGGAGGCCGGCGCCTGCGACCCGGTCGACGGGGCGGCGTGTCTGCTGCCGTGGCCGAACGATCGCTTCACCGCGCCCGACGACGGCACGGTGACGGGCCTACGGATCGACTTCCCGGCCGATGCGACACCGGCGAACGCCGACGGTGTCCACATCGGTGTCGACGAGTGGAACCGCAACGACGGCTTCAGCCCGGCCGCCATGCCCATGACCGTCATCCCCGGGATCGACCCGGTGGCCAGCGGTCTGGCTCCGGTCACCGACATCGCCCGATCGTTGGCCGACGACTCGCCGCTGGTGCTCTTCGACACGGCAACCGGCGAACGGGTGCCGGCGTGGGCGGAGCTCGACTTCTCGGGCACCGACGACACTGACACGGCGCTCGTGATCGTTCCGGCGATCGCCTTGGGCGAAGGCCATCGACATCTGGTCGTACTGCGCGATCTCGTCGATGTCGAGGGCAACGCCATCGAGCCGTCGGACGCGTTCGTGGAGCGTGTGTCCGCCCCGGCGGACCAGCACGATCAGGCGTTGCTCGAGGGCCTCGACGACGCCGGCATCGACCCCGCCGAGGTCACCGTTGCATGGACGTTCACCGTCTCGAGCGCCGAGTCGATCTCGTCACGGCTGGTGGCGATGTGGGACGAGACGAAGACCGAGGTCGGCGACGGCGCGCCCTCGTTCACCGTGGACACGACCGAACTCGCCGGCCTCGCCAACGTGGTCAGCGGCACGTTCGAGACACCCAGCTACCTGAGTGGCGACGGGTCGACCGGCAGCGTCCTCAACAACGAGGGCGATCCCACCGGGATCCCGGTGCGCAACGGCACGCTGGCCACCGAGTTCGTGTGCACGGTGCCCGTCACCGCGACCGCCGAGCGTCCTGCGCCCTTCGTGCTCTACGGCCACGGTCTGCTCGGCAGCCGCAGCGAGGTGCTCGGCATCGGTGGCGTCGGCGCTGCCGCCGGCATCGGCTTCTGCGCCATCGACTTCATCGGCATGAGTACGACCGATCTCCCGAGCGTCGCCGCCGCCCTCGAGGACCTGACCGGGTTCCGCACCCAGGCCGATCGTCTTCAGCAGGGTCATCTCGCCTGGCTGCTGCTCGGCCGACTACTCGCCTCGGACGAGGGCTTCGCGACCGCGGCGCCCTTCCGGGACGGTGACGGCGCGTCGGTCATCGACCACGACCAGCTCTCGTTCCTCGGTGCCAGCCAGGGCGGGATCCTCGGCGCGGCGTCGACCGCGCTCAGCGACGACCTGACCCAGGTGATCCTCGCGGTGCCGGGCATGGGCTACAACCTCCTGCTCCCGCGCAGCATCGACTTCGACGAGTTCTCCGCCGTGTTCAATCTGGCTTACCCGAGTCCGCTCGATCGCATGCTGGCCCGCGAGCTCATGGAGATGTTGTGGGATCGGGGTGAGAACGCGGGCTGGGCCCAGCACCTCACCCGTGACCCCTACGACGGCGCGACCGAGAAGAACGTGCTGATCCTGGCTGCGTTCGGTGACCATCAGGTGGCCAATGTGAGCACCGACAAGCTCGCCCGCACGCTCGGCGTCCCGCTCCGGGAGCCGGGGTTGGCGCCGGGTCGATCGACCGACGTCGACCCGTTCTTCGGCATCGACCCCATTGGTTCGTTGCCCCATGTCGGCTCGGGCTACGTGATGTGGGACTTCGGCACGCCGGCACCGCCGACCGAGAACGCGCCACCCCGTGAGGGCGAAGACCCCCACGGGAAGCTGAGTGATGTGCCGGAGGCGTTGGCGATCGTGGCCGACTTCATCGGGGCCGACGGCGTCATCAACGATCTCTGCGCCGGCGGGCCCTGTCAGACTCTCGCCGAGTAGTCCGGGTCAGTGGGAGCGGACGGCGGCGAGCAGTTCGGACTTGCTCATCGACGAGCGTCCGTCGATGTCGAGCTCGGTGGCCTTTTCGTAGAGGTCGGCCTTGGTCCAACGGTCGTAGCCGGTGGTGGCGTCGTCGTCGGTGTCGACGGCGCGGATCGCCGACTTCACGGCGCCGACGGTGCCGTCGTAGCCATCGGCGACCTCGGAGGCGACACCGTCGCCGACCCGCTGGGCCTGCGCGGTGGCCTGGCCGCTCGTGGTGCGGGCACCGGTGGTGGCGCTCGAGAGGGTGGTGTCGACGGCACGCTTGGCGGTGCCGAAGACGGTCCGCACGGCGTGGTCGGTGCGTCGGCTCACCGTCCGGGCGGACGAGTGGACGTTCTCGACCACGTGGGCGACGGCGTCGTAGCTACGTCCGGCAATGGAGCGCTCGAGCCGCAGGACCGAGGCGGAGAGCGGAGGCAGACGTTCCTCGATCTCGTCGAGGGTGGTCGTCATCCTGGTTTCGAGTGTTGCGGTGGGGGTGTTCATGTCTCGAGGCTTCCCGGGCGCGGACGCTCGCAAACCGTTCGGGCCGGATTCGTCTGCGACATCGGTCACGTGCAGGGGCGGCCGACCGGTGTCAGCCCAACCATGGCTCGTCGAGCTCCCAGGGCTGGGGGTCGTCCACCGGCTCGGGTGGGTGTCGACGGGGTTCGGCCAGCACCTTCGCCGCGACCACACCGCCGACCAGCCCGAAGAGATGCCCCTCCCACGAGATGAACTCCTGGGGGACCAGGCCCGCGATCAGGCTGCTGTAGAACCCGAGCGCAAGCAGGGCCGCACCGAGCGCACGGGCCCGACGTTCGAACACGGCAGCGCCGACGATGGCGCCGAAATAGCCGAAGACCACGCCGCTGGCCCCGATGTGGTTGCCGTCGCCTCCGAGGAGCCAGGTCAGGCCGCCGCCGATCAGCATCGCGGCGGCAGTGACCCACGCCCAGTAGCGCATTCCACGGGCCGCCACGAGCCCGCCGAGGGCGAGAAAGGGGACGGTGTTCGACGCCACATGGCCGTAGTCGGAGTGCAGGAACGGTGCCCAGGCGATGCCGTCGAGCCCGCCCCTGAGGCGGGGTTGGATGCCGTTGGTC is a window from the Acidimicrobiales bacterium genome containing:
- a CDS encoding alpha/beta hydrolase domain-containing protein — translated: MPIRSSLIIVLAAAALLATSCSDDTGADIDGESAPTTVTPATTSSVPAVVAAVTGPIVTGDGPILPQPATPLPEGYVEEEYFIGGTATSYETVGEWGLDGQWEASPGETADYETRVIVRRPPAERFSGTVVVEWLNVTAVEASPDWGYLVEEIGISGHTYVAVSAQALGVIGGESLIPVEVDAEAAATTGEDVPVPAAGGLVGADPARYGTLAHPGDAYAFDIYTQVGAAVAAGEGGLLGGESPSQVLAIGESQSAGFLTTYVNAIHPRTPVYDGFFVHSRGAGGAPLGGRFGDDTSFVDEGARIRTDLDVPVFMLEAETDLTLLGYTLARQDDTDLIRTWEAAGTAHADAHVIRSILGGPRDASSGSFLGCANPINTGPHHEIAQAAFRHFVGWAAGGAAPPAGARIETTDTEPVAIVRDELGRALGGVRNPLVDVPVVITTGEPWAATDLGGESGIDVCALFGQTIAIERAGLLDLHGSAEGYLAAFDESAAAAVAAGFLLDHDADQLREEARANTGLFE
- a CDS encoding CocE/NonD family hydrolase codes for the protein MSPLPDHATRRSPRLRLIVAIAALAVLSLVAAACGDDGDAAPVADDAAPTDADETPDEADGAETGTDDTEVAEIATVAADFATSANFGQVTVTEAEPGTELTLRGAGTEQTGTVDELGNLLFRNVEPGDGWQVLDLSADPAPASDELRVPTFDEHPDASFYEAQEIGDGFGYIETRDGTLLSATVRLPGPVEDGPYPTVIEYSGYDPSSPYEVEPAINIYGLLGWATVGVNMRGSGCSGGAYDYFEPVQSLDGYDVIEAIAAQDWVYENHVGMVGISYSGISQLFVAQTQPPSLAAITPISVIEDSYRSVVRPGGIYNNGFAKSWGESRQGANDAYGQEWVTQRIEEDGDEVCDANQLLRSQNRDLSEAAAATEFWTDEEGALLSPRTFVDRINVPTFLAGAWQDEQTGGRFPTMLDDFASAPVFRAHLYNGAHADSLGPESLFAAVELLDVYVAERTPALSPLVRLGAPALYEEVFGVPGIQVPADRFTSLDQARAALESEPPITVFFENGSNPAALGAPVPRGSMQFSSWPPPEAETRTWQLADLDGGVAAAEFTVDVERSQELTKAADDDGDEFENLAWAPLDPGDALVYETEAFSDDALLLGTGRISLSIQADEPDADLQVTVTEVRPDGQEMYVQSGWLRASHRAIDEAESSDTLPWHLYTAEAQADLPAGEFTQVDVELFPVGHIFRAGSRLRLIVDSPGGNRNLWAFDVLPFDGSSITVDSTASSFTLPFVADVEVPEGLPDCENTRSQPCRTWVAYENTPAS
- a CDS encoding Rho termination factor N-terminal domain-containing protein — protein: MNTPTATLETRMTTTLDEIEERLPPLSASVLRLERSIAGRSYDAVAHVVENVHSSARTVSRRTDHAVRTVFGTAKRAVDTTLSSATTGARTTSGQATAQAQRVGDGVASEVADGYDGTVGAVKSAIRAVDTDDDATTGYDRWTKADLYEKATELDIDGRSSMSKSELLAAVRSH
- a CDS encoding rhomboid family intramembrane serine protease codes for the protein MDSASPSAGRLGRRPPWRLLWTPVGLMVIALLTMWAVEVTDTVSLDNELQTNGIQPRLRGGLDGIAWAPFLHSDYGHVASNTVPFLALGGLVAARGMRYWAWVTAAAMLIGGGLTWLLGGDGNHIGASGVVFGYFGAIVGAAVFERRARALGAALLALGFYSSLIAGLVPQEFISWEGHLFGLVGGVVAAKVLAEPRRHPPEPVDDPQPWELDEPWLG